Proteins encoded within one genomic window of bacterium:
- a CDS encoding DUF5618 family protein, giving the protein KSVNSYREMLRKHLTIHNGKILKSFEFLYKELHIAGYYRGLLHNVDMVKDALKATKDFIEKIG; this is encoded by the coding sequence GAAATCTGTAAATAGCTATAGGGAAATGTTGCGAAAGCATCTTACAATTCATAATGGGAAGATATTAAAAAGTTTTGAATTTTTATATAAAGAGTTACACATAGCAGGTTATTATAGAGGACTTCTTCACAATGTTGATATGGTCAAGGATGCCTTGAAGGCAACAAAAGACTTTATTGAGAAGATAGGATGA